A single genomic interval of Natronolimnobius sp. AArcel1 harbors:
- a CDS encoding uroporphyrinogen-III synthase, translated as MATAPTVAVFRPDDDRIDDAVSLLESLGADPVPDPMLAVKPTGHTPRTDADYVVLTSKTGAELVADAGWDPGEQTVCAIGPATADALEDVGYAVDFIPEEYTSSGLVSDLEADVDGARIEVARSDHGSPILLEGLEDAGAYVHETILYRLVRPEGSGSSAELAATGDLEAACFTSSLTVEHFLEAADARGERDAALAGLEKAVVGVIGDPTAETARSLGVEVDLVASEATFDALARETIDALAED; from the coding sequence ATGGCTACCGCTCCCACCGTTGCTGTCTTTCGACCTGACGACGACCGGATCGATGACGCCGTCTCATTGCTCGAGTCGCTCGGGGCCGACCCCGTTCCTGACCCAATGCTGGCCGTCAAGCCGACCGGCCACACACCACGGACCGATGCCGACTACGTCGTCCTGACGAGCAAAACCGGCGCTGAACTCGTCGCCGACGCCGGCTGGGACCCCGGCGAACAAACCGTCTGTGCAATCGGCCCCGCAACGGCCGACGCACTCGAGGACGTCGGCTATGCCGTCGATTTTATCCCCGAAGAGTACACCTCGAGCGGCCTCGTTAGCGATCTCGAAGCCGACGTCGACGGCGCGCGCATCGAAGTCGCCCGCAGCGATCACGGCAGTCCAATCCTGCTCGAGGGACTCGAGGACGCAGGCGCGTACGTTCACGAGACCATCCTCTACCGACTGGTCCGACCCGAGGGAAGCGGAAGCTCGGCCGAACTGGCCGCCACAGGCGACCTCGAGGCCGCCTGTTTCACCTCCTCGCTGACCGTCGAGCACTTCCTCGAGGCTGCCGATGCGCGCGGCGAACGTGACGCGGCACTCGCCGGCCTCGAGAAGGCTGTTGTCGGCGTTATCGGCGATCCTACGGCCGAGACCGCTCGGTCGCTCGGTGTCGAGGTCGATCTGGTCGCAAGCGAGGCGACGTTCGACGCGCTTGCCCGCGAAACGATCGACGCGCTCGCTGAGGATTGA
- the cobA gene encoding uroporphyrinogen-III C-methyltransferase produces MSGTEYGAEPDAGTVYLVGSGPGDPELLTCKARRLLEEADFVLHDKLPGPKIIDLLPDDRRKDVGKRAHGDRTPQSEINELLVEHARDGQSVVRLKGGDSFVFGRGGEEAEYLATHDVPFEVVPAVTSAVAAPAVAGIPVTHRDHASSVSFVTGHEDPTKPESTVNWKALAETGGTIVVLMGVTRLPDYTDALCEAGMNAETPVALVERATWPNQQVATGTLETIVEARDTVGIEPPAITVIGDVAGTRDSVVEFLANESGVGAGTDGSAPATRE; encoded by the coding sequence ATGTCAGGAACCGAGTATGGAGCCGAACCGGACGCCGGGACCGTCTATCTCGTCGGCAGCGGCCCCGGCGATCCCGAACTGCTGACCTGCAAAGCCAGACGGCTGCTCGAGGAGGCCGATTTCGTCCTTCACGATAAGCTGCCTGGTCCGAAGATCATCGACTTGCTGCCCGACGACCGTCGGAAAGATGTGGGTAAACGTGCACACGGCGACCGAACCCCACAATCAGAGATTAACGAACTGCTGGTCGAACACGCCCGCGACGGACAGTCAGTTGTCCGGCTCAAAGGCGGCGATTCGTTCGTCTTCGGTCGCGGCGGTGAGGAAGCCGAGTATCTTGCGACCCACGATGTGCCCTTCGAGGTCGTCCCCGCAGTGACCTCAGCGGTCGCTGCGCCCGCCGTCGCCGGCATTCCGGTCACACACCGTGATCACGCCTCGAGCGTCTCGTTTGTGACCGGCCACGAAGACCCGACCAAACCCGAGTCCACAGTCAACTGGAAGGCGCTGGCCGAGACTGGTGGGACCATCGTCGTCCTCATGGGCGTCACCCGTCTCCCCGACTACACCGATGCGCTGTGTGAGGCCGGCATGAATGCTGAAACGCCCGTTGCACTCGTCGAACGCGCGACCTGGCCGAACCAGCAGGTCGCAACGGGAACTCTCGAGACGATTGTCGAGGCACGCGATACGGTCGGGATCGAACCGCCCGCGATCACCGTCATCGGCGACGTTGCGGGCACGCGCGACTCTGTCGTCGAGTTCCTCGCGAACGAGTCCGGTGTTGGCGCTGGTACCGACGGCTCCGCACCAGCAACTCGAGAGTGA
- a CDS encoding NUDIX hydrolase has protein sequence MPIKDRSKREVDRRLSRLRDEYGTFPVDEKTVTNDPEFFEHGRDLVKDGWIGDAGAWVTDDSNRVLLIRHSGSTDQWGTPGGGHEPEETMEETALREVREETGIDCTITDVFWARRKTVVLETDPDQRFYMLTVQFEADSEGGEISISDEEVVEARWFSESPGNVADFLEGRVQTWNSRSDQ, from the coding sequence ATGCCTATCAAAGATCGAAGTAAGAGAGAAGTTGATCGGAGGCTCTCACGGCTCAGGGATGAATATGGAACCTTTCCAGTGGACGAAAAGACGGTCACTAACGATCCAGAGTTCTTCGAGCACGGTCGAGATTTAGTGAAAGATGGCTGGATTGGAGATGCAGGAGCATGGGTCACGGACGATTCGAACAGAGTACTCCTGATTCGACACAGCGGAAGTACGGATCAGTGGGGAACACCAGGAGGCGGCCACGAACCCGAAGAAACGATGGAGGAAACGGCTCTCCGTGAGGTTCGAGAGGAAACCGGGATCGATTGCACCATCACCGACGTCTTTTGGGCCCGTCGCAAGACTGTCGTTCTGGAGACTGACCCGGATCAGCGATTCTACATGCTCACCGTACAGTTTGAGGCAGATTCTGAAGGAGGTGAGATCTCGATCAGTGATGAAGAGGTCGTGGAGGCCAGATGGTTCTCGGAATCACCGGGAAACGTCGCTGATTTCCTCGAAGGGAGGGTACAGACGTGGAACAGCAGAAGCGACCAATGA
- a CDS encoding adaptin protein has product MNVFAFDRDYTVDVSPHPERPVVPLGWIIHLDEETEHEVWAIGNQDLKAEADIPGIQELIRRLDNKWYEKIGERADEEWFDEWPTRKERLRMLEELFPRATEYIVVDDADLSDVERWTHYFAWDFVEAVESGTIDTEFPDK; this is encoded by the coding sequence ATGAACGTGTTTGCTTTCGACCGTGACTATACTGTCGACGTGAGCCCGCATCCCGAGCGACCAGTCGTCCCGCTCGGATGGATTATACATCTCGATGAGGAGACTGAGCACGAAGTGTGGGCAATCGGAAATCAGGACCTCAAGGCCGAGGCGGACATCCCCGGTATACAGGAACTCATTCGTCGGTTGGACAACAAATGGTACGAGAAAATCGGCGAACGAGCGGACGAAGAGTGGTTCGATGAGTGGCCGACACGGAAAGAACGACTTCGAATGCTCGAAGAACTGTTCCCACGAGCAACGGAATACATCGTGGTTGACGATGCCGACCTTTCAGACGTCGAAAGGTGGACCCACTATTTCGCTTGGGACTTCGTTGAAGCGGTCGAGTCCGGTACGATAGACACGGAATTCCCTGATAAGTAG
- a CDS encoding DUF5783 family protein — MADFDPEKFEDKYANYFPELQQAYKNAFNRMNDKYDSELVHAIDQQVLNESEPFYAGDGEFTIELPDNPYGRLSGVVVEQDRFEEVLEIHVGEIETELERVFEFE, encoded by the coding sequence ATGGCCGATTTCGATCCCGAGAAATTCGAAGACAAGTACGCCAACTACTTCCCCGAACTCCAGCAGGCGTACAAAAACGCGTTCAACCGAATGAACGACAAGTATGACTCCGAACTCGTCCACGCAATCGACCAGCAAGTGCTCAACGAGAGCGAGCCGTTTTATGCCGGCGATGGCGAGTTCACGATCGAACTCCCCGATAACCCCTACGGGCGGCTATCGGGCGTCGTCGTCGAACAAGACCGCTTCGAAGAAGTCCTCGAGATTCACGTCGGCGAAATCGAAACCGAACTCGAGCGCGTCTTCGAGTTTGAATAG
- a CDS encoding PHP domain-containing protein codes for MTSQIPFAIDFHVHSDDSYDGHEPIELVLEHAADIGLDGVVITDHDEIDESIRAAEIAPEYGLVGIPGVEISTKHGHLLAIGVEERPDPGQPFMETVETVRELDGIAVVPHPFQRSRHGVRKRRIQDADAIETYNSMLFTGYRNRRARTFARRREYPEIGASDAHYLPNVGKAYTEILVEPDATNRTKAEIDGDDLVEAILEGRTQIRGKRTPVHKSTVQYTKGAVRKSTYLLTSRAPLLPTVPASMDRP; via the coding sequence ATGACGTCTCAGATTCCGTTTGCAATCGATTTTCATGTTCACTCTGATGACTCCTATGACGGGCACGAACCGATCGAACTCGTCTTAGAACACGCGGCTGACATCGGTCTCGACGGCGTCGTCATCACTGATCACGACGAAATTGACGAATCAATTCGCGCTGCTGAAATCGCCCCCGAGTACGGACTCGTCGGCATTCCCGGTGTCGAAATCTCAACGAAGCACGGCCACCTTCTGGCGATCGGTGTTGAGGAACGGCCCGATCCCGGCCAGCCGTTCATGGAGACTGTCGAAACGGTTCGGGAACTAGATGGCATCGCCGTTGTGCCCCATCCGTTCCAGCGCAGTCGACACGGTGTGCGCAAACGCCGGATCCAGGATGCTGATGCGATCGAGACATACAACTCGATGCTCTTTACCGGCTACCGCAATCGCCGCGCTCGAACGTTTGCCCGTCGTCGTGAGTACCCAGAAATTGGAGCCAGCGACGCTCATTACCTCCCGAACGTCGGCAAAGCCTACACCGAAATCCTTGTCGAACCCGACGCCACGAACCGGACGAAAGCTGAGATTGACGGTGACGACCTCGTTGAGGCCATTCTCGAGGGTCGAACCCAAATCCGTGGTAAACGCACGCCAGTTCACAAGAGTACGGTACAGTACACCAAAGGGGCCGTCCGAAAATCGACGTATCTTCTGACATCGCGTGCACCGCTTCTCCCGACTGTGCCAGCGTCGATGGACCGTCCCTAG
- a CDS encoding transposase, translating to MFNDDGFSDGNWTEPQSKSFEEIYGDLGGAQRELSDFTYPDPDEIPEPYVSKVPALIRRYIEYLDSRLASGQNFQQALGETPLPDHAFDDQIQRVRSRTLDFETAMRVWLFIQATGMSHREFADNSERSWFREMLGMEHAISHPTPGNAKRNRFDFELRRFLSQFGDEVVRTGHEYETHWRYITHHPDWEADGGDETRIDQDVIKEHASKRACELVFPYWKCGRSDFEHLCQLLYMGMVDASADKGPRRYQRNTGEGTASSRFRDIIKRYSEEDILEAFHQSVGSTISELQDADEDLFPADLRLALDETVSNYYGDPDPNERMAEVVHGMPKSHPSPFALKYGTITTTREQSLPIVLGLYRLTAKSDWGGETTHKHEIVEGLLDQAERYGNPEFLVADRAFDGYQVLAETINRDVEILTPLRKNKYQKYHCTYMAHKDIDVDVPTYILERTVDEKDWDFEPSVVKELYLPSTRENTRTAVFRTTNPWVAEDTVEEFVKQYSHRWQIESQYQVVRQEFWPDIRTHRYATRLFYFAFGCVMQNAWRVADYWTQMEMYGRFDPDERELRAGEFVDFASSYTED from the coding sequence GTGTTCAATGACGATGGATTTTCTGACGGGAATTGGACTGAGCCACAGTCGAAATCCTTCGAGGAAATCTACGGTGATCTCGGCGGCGCTCAGCGTGAGCTTTCGGACTTTACCTACCCAGACCCCGACGAGATACCGGAGCCGTACGTGTCCAAAGTACCCGCACTCATTCGGCGGTACATCGAGTACTTAGACTCGCGGCTTGCCTCGGGGCAGAACTTTCAGCAGGCGCTCGGGGAGACACCACTACCAGATCACGCGTTCGACGATCAAATCCAACGCGTGAGGTCAAGAACTCTTGATTTCGAGACGGCAATGCGCGTGTGGCTGTTCATCCAAGCGACCGGGATGAGTCACCGCGAGTTCGCTGATAACTCCGAGCGGTCGTGGTTCCGGGAAATGCTCGGGATGGAACACGCAATTAGCCACCCGACACCCGGGAACGCAAAGCGGAACCGGTTCGACTTCGAACTTCGACGTTTCCTTTCCCAGTTTGGAGATGAGGTCGTTCGGACTGGTCATGAGTACGAAACGCACTGGCGGTACATCACGCATCATCCGGACTGGGAAGCCGACGGCGGCGACGAGACGCGGATCGATCAAGACGTAATCAAAGAGCACGCCTCGAAGCGAGCGTGTGAACTTGTCTTCCCGTATTGGAAGTGTGGGCGAAGTGACTTCGAACACCTTTGTCAGTTGCTCTATATGGGGATGGTAGACGCTTCGGCGGACAAAGGGCCGCGCCGGTACCAACGAAACACCGGCGAAGGGACCGCTTCAAGCCGGTTCAGAGACATTATCAAACGCTACTCGGAAGAAGACATCCTCGAAGCGTTCCACCAGTCCGTTGGTTCGACCATTTCCGAGCTGCAAGACGCTGACGAGGACCTATTCCCTGCCGATCTCCGATTAGCACTCGACGAAACCGTTTCAAACTACTATGGTGACCCAGATCCGAACGAGCGAATGGCGGAAGTGGTCCACGGAATGCCCAAGAGTCACCCGTCGCCGTTCGCACTCAAATATGGGACGATCACCACCACGCGCGAGCAATCGCTCCCGATAGTTCTCGGGCTGTACCGTCTCACCGCTAAGTCCGACTGGGGTGGCGAAACAACGCACAAACACGAAATCGTTGAAGGGCTCCTTGATCAAGCTGAGAGGTATGGGAATCCGGAGTTTCTCGTAGCCGACCGCGCGTTCGACGGCTACCAGGTACTGGCAGAAACGATCAATCGAGATGTGGAGATTCTGACCCCGCTTCGGAAGAACAAGTACCAGAAATACCACTGTACGTATATGGCACACAAGGACATCGACGTTGATGTTCCGACCTACATCTTGGAGCGAACGGTAGACGAGAAGGATTGGGACTTTGAGCCGTCAGTGGTGAAGGAATTGTATCTTCCTTCGACACGCGAGAATACGCGCACAGCCGTCTTTCGGACCACGAATCCGTGGGTGGCAGAGGACACGGTAGAGGAGTTCGTCAAGCAGTATAGCCACCGCTGGCAGATCGAATCCCAATACCAGGTAGTGAGACAGGAGTTTTGGCCAGATATTCGAACGCACCGGTACGCAACCCGGCTGTTCTACTTCGCGTTCGGATGTGTGATGCAAAACGCGTGGCGGGTCGCGGACTATTGGACGCAAATGGAGATGTACGGTCGGTTCGATCCCGATGAACGTGAGTTGCGGGCGGGTGAGTTCGTTGACTTCGCCAGCTCCTACACCGAAGACTGA
- a CDS encoding DHH family phosphoesterase has product MAGPIPELEERATRCAQRLCEADRVLLASHIDADGLTSGAIATQALERASIPVETVFEKQLDDDAIAAIADTGYDTVLFTDFGSGQLDCIGEHEDAGDFTPVIADHHQPADRDTEYHLNPLLFGIDGASELSGAGASYVLARALADVSDETNVATDGGTATTDTATTAHPDNRDLAALAVVGAVGDMQASGGALEGANEQIVAEGVDAGVLETGKDLALYGKQTRPLPKLLEYASDVHIPGISNNEAGALQFLENLDLELKADGEWRRWSGLTNDEKQTVASALVQKAVSTGVPAGKIDGLVGTAYVLADEPIGTELRDASEFSTLLNATARYERADVGLGVCLGNREGALEQARTLLRNHRRNLSEGITLVTNEGVTHEDHVQWFDAGDRIRETIVGIVAGMAMGNDGVSHSKPIFAFAAKNDDETKVSARGTHSLVRQGLDLSSVMSEASQAVGGDGGGHNVAAGATVPAGTESEFIEHADNLIGDQLG; this is encoded by the coding sequence ATGGCCGGGCCGATTCCCGAACTCGAGGAGCGAGCGACGCGTTGTGCACAGCGGCTGTGTGAAGCCGACCGCGTCCTGCTGGCTTCGCATATCGACGCCGACGGACTCACGAGCGGCGCAATCGCGACGCAGGCACTCGAGCGCGCGTCGATTCCCGTCGAAACCGTCTTCGAGAAGCAACTCGACGACGACGCGATTGCAGCGATTGCCGACACGGGGTACGATACCGTCCTCTTTACTGACTTCGGGAGCGGCCAACTCGACTGTATTGGTGAGCACGAAGACGCGGGCGATTTTACGCCCGTCATCGCTGACCACCACCAGCCCGCCGACCGCGACACCGAGTACCACCTCAATCCACTCCTGTTCGGCATCGACGGTGCGTCCGAACTCTCCGGCGCGGGCGCAAGCTACGTCCTCGCGCGGGCACTCGCAGACGTTTCGGACGAAACTAACGTTGCGACGGACGGCGGAACGGCGACAACAGACACAGCGACCACAGCCCACCCCGACAACCGCGACCTCGCCGCACTCGCCGTCGTCGGTGCCGTCGGCGACATGCAAGCCTCCGGCGGCGCACTCGAGGGCGCAAACGAACAAATCGTCGCCGAAGGCGTCGATGCTGGCGTCCTCGAGACCGGGAAAGACCTCGCCCTCTACGGGAAACAGACCCGTCCGCTCCCGAAACTCCTCGAGTACGCGAGTGACGTCCACATTCCGGGCATTTCGAACAACGAAGCCGGGGCGTTGCAGTTCCTCGAGAATCTCGACCTCGAGCTCAAAGCCGACGGCGAGTGGCGGCGCTGGTCCGGACTGACCAACGACGAGAAACAGACCGTCGCGAGCGCACTCGTCCAAAAAGCCGTCTCAACTGGCGTCCCCGCAGGGAAAATCGACGGCCTCGTCGGCACTGCCTACGTCCTCGCTGACGAACCCATTGGGACCGAACTCCGCGATGCCAGCGAGTTCTCAACGCTGCTCAACGCAACCGCCCGCTACGAGCGTGCCGACGTCGGCCTCGGCGTCTGTCTTGGCAATCGGGAGGGCGCACTCGAGCAAGCCCGAACGCTGCTTCGAAACCACCGACGAAATCTCTCCGAGGGAATCACGCTTGTCACGAACGAGGGCGTCACCCACGAGGACCACGTGCAGTGGTTCGACGCCGGCGACCGCATCCGTGAAACCATCGTCGGCATCGTCGCCGGCATGGCAATGGGCAACGACGGCGTCAGTCACTCGAAACCGATCTTCGCCTTCGCCGCGAAAAACGACGACGAAACGAAGGTCTCAGCGCGTGGCACACACAGTCTGGTTCGACAAGGACTCGATCTCTCGAGTGTAATGAGCGAGGCATCACAGGCCGTCGGCGGCGATGGCGGCGGCCACAACGTTGCAGCCGGGGCAACAGTTCCCGCCGGGACCGAATCCGAGTTCATCGAGCACGCTGACAACCTTATTGGCGACCAGCTCGGCTAG